In Alicyclobacillus vulcanalis, a single window of DNA contains:
- the rpsS gene encoding 30S ribosomal protein S19, which yields MGRSLKKGPFCDAHLMKKVEALNASGEKKVIKTWSRRSTIFPQFVGHTFAVHDGRKHVPVYVTEDMVGHKLGEFVPTRTFRGHAGDEKSSRSR from the coding sequence TTGGGTCGTTCGCTGAAGAAAGGGCCGTTCTGTGACGCTCACCTCATGAAGAAGGTGGAGGCGCTCAACGCTTCGGGTGAAAAGAAGGTCATCAAGACCTGGTCGCGCCGGTCGACGATTTTCCCGCAGTTTGTGGGGCATACGTTTGCGGTGCATGATGGCCGGAAGCATGTGCCTGTCTACGTGACGGAGGACATGGTCGGCCACAAGCTGGGTGAGTTCGTGCCGACGCGCACGTTCCGCGGGCACGCAGGAGACGAGAAGTCGTCGCGCTCTCGTTGA
- the rplB gene encoding 50S ribosomal protein L2, with protein MGIKKYRPTSPGRRFMSVSTFEEITTDQPEKSLLVPLRKKAGRNNQGRITTRHRGGGHKRMYRIIDFKRNKDGVPAKVATIEYDPNRSARIALLHYLDGEKRYIIAPHGLKVGDMVVSGEDVDIRVGNALPLRSIPVGTVIHNIELRPGHGGQLARAAGASAQLMAKEGDYAQVRLASGEVRKIRLECRATIGQVGNLDHENITLGKAGRSRWLGRRPTVRGSAMNPVDHPHGGGEGKAPIGRKSPMSPWGKPTLGKKTRKKNHPTDKYIVRRRTK; from the coding sequence ATGGGAATCAAGAAATACCGTCCGACTTCTCCTGGCCGCCGGTTCATGTCGGTCTCGACGTTCGAAGAGATCACGACGGATCAGCCTGAGAAGTCGCTGCTCGTCCCGCTGAGGAAGAAGGCGGGCCGAAACAATCAAGGCCGCATTACCACTCGCCATCGGGGTGGCGGTCACAAGCGGATGTACCGCATCATCGACTTCAAGCGGAACAAGGACGGCGTTCCGGCGAAGGTCGCGACGATTGAGTACGATCCGAACCGTTCCGCTCGAATTGCGCTGCTCCACTACCTCGACGGTGAGAAGCGGTACATCATCGCGCCGCACGGCCTGAAGGTCGGCGACATGGTGGTGAGCGGTGAGGACGTCGACATCCGTGTGGGCAATGCCCTCCCGCTTCGGTCGATCCCGGTGGGTACGGTGATTCACAACATTGAGCTCCGGCCGGGTCATGGCGGGCAGCTGGCTCGCGCGGCGGGTGCGAGCGCGCAGTTGATGGCGAAAGAGGGCGATTACGCCCAGGTTCGGCTGGCCTCCGGTGAGGTCCGCAAAATTCGCTTGGAGTGCCGGGCGACCATCGGTCAGGTCGGGAACCTGGACCACGAGAACATCACCCTGGGTAAGGCGGGGCGGAGCCGCTGGTTGGGTCGCCGTCCGACGGTGCGCGGTTCGGCCATGAACCCGGTGGACCACCCGCACGGCGGTGGCGAGGGCAAGGCGCCTATCGGCCGCAAATCGCCGATGTCGCCTTGGGGTAAGCCGACGCTTGGGAAGAAGACGCGCAAGAAGAACCATCCGACGGATAAGTACATCGTGCGTCGCCGCACGAAGTGA
- the rplD gene encoding 50S ribosomal protein L4 translates to MPTVAVLNTAGQQVGEIELNEKIFSAPIRPDLMHIVVLQYLAARRRGTHKTKTRAEVSGGGRKPWRQKGTGRARQGSIRAPQWRGGGVVHGPVPRSYAFKVPKKVRRAALYSALSSKVQEGKIVVVDGLDFERPKTKDMVGVLRNLNVEKALIVDSEKKQPVFLSARNIPNVKYMEAGGLNVYELLRHDHLVLTKDAVQKVEEVFA, encoded by the coding sequence ATGCCGACAGTGGCTGTATTGAACACGGCCGGCCAGCAGGTGGGCGAGATCGAGCTGAATGAGAAGATCTTCAGCGCGCCGATTCGGCCGGATTTGATGCACATTGTGGTCCTGCAGTACCTGGCTGCGCGGCGGCGTGGGACGCACAAGACAAAGACGCGCGCGGAAGTGTCGGGCGGCGGCCGGAAGCCGTGGCGCCAGAAGGGAACGGGGCGTGCGCGCCAGGGAAGCATCCGTGCGCCGCAGTGGCGTGGCGGCGGCGTGGTGCATGGTCCTGTTCCGCGCTCCTATGCGTTTAAGGTGCCGAAGAAGGTTCGCCGTGCTGCGCTGTACAGCGCGCTCTCCTCAAAGGTGCAAGAGGGCAAGATTGTCGTGGTCGACGGGCTCGACTTTGAGCGTCCGAAGACGAAGGACATGGTCGGCGTGCTGCGCAATCTGAACGTGGAGAAGGCGCTGATCGTGGACAGCGAGAAGAAGCAGCCGGTCTTTTTGTCGGCGCGCAACATCCCGAACGTGAAGTACATGGAGGCCGGCGGCCTGAACGTGTATGAACTCCTCCGTCACGACCATCTTGTGCTGACCAAGGACGCCGTTCAGAAGGTGGAGGAGGTGTTCGCCTGA
- the rplW gene encoding 50S ribosomal protein L23 — MDPRDLIKRPIITERSTELMEENKYVFEVDRRANKVEIRKAVEKLFGVEVESVHTMNVRGKQKRVGKYVGRTSDWKKAIVKLKPGSKTIDFFGES; from the coding sequence ATGGATCCGCGCGATTTGATCAAGCGCCCAATTATCACGGAGCGCTCGACAGAGTTGATGGAAGAGAACAAGTACGTGTTTGAGGTCGATCGCCGCGCGAACAAGGTCGAGATCCGTAAGGCGGTTGAAAAGCTGTTCGGTGTCGAGGTGGAATCGGTGCACACGATGAACGTCCGCGGCAAACAAAAGCGCGTGGGCAAGTACGTGGGCCGCACCTCGGATTGGAAGAAGGCTATCGTCAAGCTGAAGCCTGGTTCGAAGACCATCGACTTCTTCGGCGAGTCGTGA
- the rpsJ gene encoding 30S ribosomal protein S10: MAKQKIRIRLKAYDHTVLDQSAERIVETAKRSGAKVSGPVPLPTDRELYTILRAPHKYKDSREQFEIRTHKRLIDIHNPTPQTVDALMRLDLPSGVDIEIKL; this comes from the coding sequence ATGGCGAAGCAAAAGATCCGGATCCGCTTAAAGGCGTACGACCACACGGTGTTGGATCAGTCTGCGGAACGCATTGTCGAGACGGCCAAGCGCTCGGGCGCGAAGGTCTCGGGACCGGTGCCGCTCCCGACGGATCGCGAGTTGTACACGATTCTTCGAGCTCCGCACAAGTACAAGGATTCGCGCGAGCAGTTTGAGATTCGCACACACAAGCGGCTGATCGATATCCATAATCCGACGCCGCAGACGGTGGACGCCCTGATGCGCCTCGATCTGCCCTCTGGCGTGGATATTGAGATCAAGCTTTGA
- the rplC gene encoding 50S ribosomal protein L3 yields the protein MFDEEVHAVKGILGRKLGMTQVFTEDGDVVPVTVIEAGPCVVLQKRVVDKDGYAAIQLGFADKKASRATKPEIGHAAKAGTAPKRYIREIRGVNVDEYEVGQQVKADIFAPGEMVDVTGVSKGKGFAGPIKRHNQHRGPMAHGSKYHRGVGSLGSIAPNRTFKGQTMAGRMGGERMTVQNLEVVKVDPEKNVILIKGSVPGPKNSFVTIRSAVKQAAKQ from the coding sequence ATGTTTGATGAGGAGGTGCACGCTGTGAAAGGGATTCTCGGGCGCAAACTGGGCATGACGCAGGTCTTCACGGAAGACGGGGACGTCGTGCCGGTGACGGTGATCGAGGCGGGCCCGTGCGTGGTGTTGCAGAAGCGCGTCGTCGACAAGGATGGCTATGCGGCGATTCAGCTGGGCTTTGCCGACAAGAAGGCTAGCCGCGCAACGAAGCCGGAGATTGGGCATGCGGCCAAGGCTGGCACGGCGCCGAAGCGTTATATCCGTGAAATCCGCGGCGTGAACGTGGATGAGTATGAAGTGGGTCAGCAGGTGAAGGCGGACATCTTTGCCCCTGGCGAAATGGTGGACGTGACGGGCGTGTCGAAGGGCAAGGGCTTCGCCGGTCCGATCAAGCGCCACAATCAGCATCGTGGCCCGATGGCGCACGGCTCGAAGTATCACCGGGGCGTGGGTTCGCTCGGTTCCATTGCTCCCAACCGCACGTTCAAGGGTCAGACCATGGCGGGGCGCATGGGCGGCGAGCGCATGACGGTGCAAAACCTCGAGGTGGTCAAGGTCGACCCTGAGAAGAACGTGATCTTAATCAAGGGTTCGGTCCCTGGGCCGAAAAACTCGTTTGTCACGATCCGCTCGGCTGTCAAGCAGGCGGCCAAGCAGTGA